One window of Microbacterium sp. Root61 genomic DNA carries:
- the groES gene encoding co-chaperone GroES, whose product MTVSIKPLEDRIVIRQIEAEQTTSSGLVIPDTAKEKPQEGEVVAVGPGRIDDNGNRVPLDVAVGDRVIYSKYGGTEVKFGADEFLVLSARDVLAVVVR is encoded by the coding sequence GTGACGGTTTCCATCAAGCCGCTCGAGGACCGCATCGTCATCCGCCAGATCGAGGCTGAGCAGACCACGTCCAGTGGTCTGGTCATCCCCGACACGGCCAAGGAGAAGCCCCAGGAGGGCGAGGTCGTGGCCGTGGGCCCCGGCCGCATCGACGACAACGGCAACCGCGTTCCGCTCGACGTCGCCGTCGGCGACCGCGTGATCTACAGCAAGTACGGAGGCACCGAGGTCAAGTTCGGCGCCGACGAGTTCCTCGTGCTCTCGGCGCGCGACGTCCTCGCTGTGGTCGTCCGCTAG